Proteins encoded by one window of Pseudomonas coleopterorum:
- a CDS encoding site-specific integrase — protein sequence MNVMNNTNDILVVDAKPLDLYSPAESTARAAQAFVAAGTAANTVRSYRSALAYWSAWLKLRYDQVLGDAALPAAVAVQFVLDHLARPLEDGTWNHLLPNAIDAALVEAGAKSRLGALAYSTVQHRLAVLGKWHRVKGWDNPTESPSLKTLLRNAQKAQARQGVTVRKKTAMALEPLQAMLATCTDGLRGTRDRALLLLAWSGGGRRRSEVIGLQVGDVRRLDADTWVYSLGATKTDTAGTRREKPLRGPAAHALAAWLAAAPATTGPLFRRLYRGDKVASQGLGGDQVARIVKRRAQLAGLEGDWAAHSLRSGFVTEAGRQGVPLGEVMAMTEHRSVATVMGYFQAGSLLNSTATQLLKSKGEE from the coding sequence TTGAACGTAATGAATAATACAAATGACATTTTAGTGGTCGATGCAAAGCCTCTGGACCTGTATTCACCGGCGGAAAGCACCGCTCGTGCGGCCCAGGCTTTTGTTGCTGCGGGCACCGCCGCGAATACGGTACGCAGCTATCGCAGTGCCCTGGCGTACTGGTCTGCGTGGCTGAAGCTGCGTTACGACCAAGTGCTGGGGGATGCTGCACTGCCCGCGGCGGTGGCGGTTCAATTCGTTCTGGACCATCTGGCCCGGCCGCTGGAAGACGGCACCTGGAATCACCTGCTGCCCAACGCCATCGACGCCGCACTGGTCGAGGCCGGTGCCAAGTCACGGCTGGGTGCCTTGGCCTACAGCACCGTGCAGCATCGTCTGGCGGTGCTGGGCAAGTGGCATCGGGTGAAGGGCTGGGACAATCCGACCGAGTCGCCATCGCTCAAGACCCTGTTGCGCAATGCGCAGAAAGCCCAAGCACGCCAGGGCGTGACCGTGCGCAAGAAAACGGCCATGGCCCTGGAGCCGCTGCAGGCCATGCTGGCAACCTGCACCGACGGCCTGCGCGGCACCCGCGATCGCGCCCTGCTGCTGTTGGCCTGGAGTGGCGGTGGTCGACGCCGCTCCGAAGTGATCGGCCTACAGGTAGGTGATGTGCGGCGCTTGGATGCCGACACCTGGGTCTACAGCCTCGGTGCCACCAAGACCGACACCGCCGGCACGCGACGAGAGAAGCCCCTGCGCGGGCCAGCGGCTCATGCGTTGGCGGCGTGGCTGGCTGCCGCGCCGGCGACCACGGGCCCGCTGTTCCGTCGTCTGTACCGCGGCGACAAGGTGGCGAGCCAAGGCCTGGGCGGCGACCAGGTGGCGCGTATCGTCAAGCGCCGGGCTCAGCTTGCAGGTCTGGAGGGGGACTGGGCCGCCCACAGCCTGCGCTCGGGTTTCGTGACCGAAGCGGGCCGGCAGGGTGTGCCGCTGGGTGAGGTGATGGCGATGACCGAGCACCGCAGCGTGGCGACGGTCATGGGCTACTTCCAGGCCGGATCGTTGCTCAACAGCACCGCCACGCAACTGTTGAAAAGCAAAGGTGAGGAATGA
- a CDS encoding RcnB family protein encodes MTTSKLLPRLALAALCALSVPAFAAETGAKEESVTLDRPGNGDHEIKEGDKVPDSYKRKELAIDPAKHGLKQPDENEQWVEIKDKYVRVNIPNGTIVEMIDKSSVKK; translated from the coding sequence ATGACCACTTCCAAGCTGTTGCCTCGCCTTGCTCTCGCTGCCCTTTGCGCCTTGAGCGTACCTGCCTTCGCAGCCGAAACCGGCGCCAAGGAAGAAAGCGTCACCTTGGACCGTCCAGGCAACGGTGATCATGAAATCAAAGAGGGCGACAAAGTGCCCGACTCCTACAAGCGCAAGGAACTGGCGATCGATCCTGCCAAGCATGGCTTGAAGCAGCCCGACGAGAACGAGCAGTGGGTCGAGATCAAGGACAAGTACGTGCGCGTGAACATTCCCAACGGCACCATCGTCGAGATGATCGACAAGTCTTCGGTCAAGAAGTGA
- a CDS encoding cysteine desulfurase family protein, whose amino-acid sequence MPTLPVYLDYAATTPIDDHVISAMLACMGRDAVYGNPASSAHAYGQQARQAVELARRQVGELINAPGEDIVWTSGATESNNLAIKGCTRPGDHIITSVLEHKAVIDTVREQQAAGCEVTWLSPDERGLIQPQAVASALRPNTRLVSLMWVNNELGTLTDVLEIARRVQAHGALLHVDAAQAAGKVEIDLAQAGIDLLSLSAHKLYGPKGIGALYVGPRARPVLRAQMHGGGHEQGLRSGTLPTHQIVGMGAAFAQASAQMQSDNRQIQALAQRLREGLLALPGVSLNGCAEQRIPHTLNVCFDNPTFSMQAVTGRIAVSSTSACNSASAAASHVLLALGLSPAQALSSLRVSLGRYSTQGDVDRAIAVINDALQAPAPFW is encoded by the coding sequence ATGCCTACCCTCCCCGTATACCTGGATTACGCCGCCACCACGCCCATCGACGATCATGTCATCAGCGCCATGCTGGCCTGCATGGGGCGCGACGCCGTCTATGGCAACCCCGCCTCCAGCGCCCACGCCTACGGCCAACAAGCGCGCCAGGCCGTTGAACTGGCACGGCGGCAAGTGGGCGAACTGATCAATGCTCCGGGCGAGGACATCGTCTGGACTTCGGGCGCTACCGAGTCCAACAACCTGGCGATCAAGGGCTGTACCCGTCCCGGCGATCACATCATCACCAGCGTGCTGGAACACAAGGCGGTCATCGACACCGTGCGCGAGCAGCAGGCGGCCGGCTGCGAGGTCACCTGGCTCAGCCCCGACGAACGCGGGCTGATTCAACCACAGGCCGTGGCCTCGGCACTGCGACCCAATACGCGTCTGGTGTCGCTGATGTGGGTGAATAACGAGCTGGGCACACTGACTGACGTTCTGGAGATCGCACGCCGGGTACAGGCGCATGGCGCGCTGCTGCATGTGGATGCCGCCCAGGCGGCTGGCAAGGTCGAGATCGACTTGGCTCAGGCCGGCATAGATCTGCTGTCCCTGTCCGCACACAAGTTGTATGGACCCAAAGGGATCGGCGCCCTCTATGTCGGGCCGCGCGCTCGCCCGGTACTGCGCGCACAAATGCATGGGGGTGGCCATGAACAGGGCCTGCGTTCAGGCACGCTGCCGACGCATCAGATTGTGGGCATGGGCGCAGCATTTGCCCAGGCCAGCGCGCAAATGCAGAGCGATAACCGGCAAATCCAGGCACTGGCCCAACGATTACGCGAAGGATTGCTGGCGCTGCCAGGCGTATCGCTCAACGGCTGCGCCGAGCAGCGGATTCCCCACACGCTCAACGTCTGCTTCGACAACCCGACCTTTTCCATGCAGGCGGTGACCGGACGTATCGCGGTGTCTTCGACCTCGGCCTGTAATTCGGCAAGTGCCGCCGCGTCTCACGTGTTGTTGGCACTGGGTTTGAGCCCGGCTCAGGCGCTGAGCAGCCTGCGGGTGAGTCTGGGTCGCTATAGCACGCAGGGCGATGTCGACCGAGCCATTGCCGTCATCAACGACGCCCTCCAAGCCCCCGCGCCTTTCTGGTGA
- a CDS encoding DNA-binding protein yields the protein MAVGVPENDVFAAADAVLARGERPTVERVRLELGRGSPARVGALLDQWWERLAERLRGETRLPGLPAEVAQAFVAIWQQATTLAQGVVEHSLAAQREQLTAEYERVAEVEEQARRDAAQARRQVAEAETARGNAETRLADLEKLLAQRQEQIDDLQQQRVELQGARNELQADLAALQQALREQQQQAEHNRLAQEAYVRGVEERSHREVDRAREDLKARSVEAREQHKQLEALQKRLEHAQIALGETQLQAAAREARSALAVEQGEHARQQLEAQLQAAQAGQASALQTAAAQQARAETLDAQLALLRLPPRKTRSRKTE from the coding sequence ATGGCAGTAGGCGTACCGGAAAATGATGTATTTGCCGCGGCAGACGCCGTATTGGCCCGGGGAGAGCGGCCAACGGTTGAGCGCGTGCGCCTGGAGCTGGGTCGTGGCAGCCCGGCCAGGGTCGGCGCCTTGCTGGATCAGTGGTGGGAGCGCCTGGCCGAGCGGCTGCGCGGGGAGACCCGGCTGCCGGGGCTGCCGGCTGAAGTGGCCCAGGCGTTCGTTGCGATCTGGCAGCAGGCAACGACGCTGGCCCAAGGTGTTGTCGAACACTCGTTGGCGGCCCAGCGTGAGCAGTTGACGGCAGAATACGAGCGGGTCGCGGAGGTCGAGGAACAAGCCCGCCGCGACGCTGCCCAGGCTCGCCGCCAGGTGGCCGAGGCGGAAACGGCCCGTGGAAACGCCGAAACTCGCCTGGCCGATCTGGAAAAACTCCTGGCCCAGCGCCAGGAGCAGATCGACGACTTGCAACAGCAGCGCGTCGAGCTACAGGGGGCGCGCAACGAGTTGCAGGCCGATCTAGCGGCCCTTCAGCAAGCGCTACGTGAGCAACAGCAGCAGGCCGAGCACAATCGCCTGGCTCAGGAGGCCTACGTGCGGGGTGTCGAAGAGCGCTCGCACCGAGAAGTCGATCGCGCCCGCGAAGACCTTAAGGCACGCAGCGTCGAGGCCCGTGAGCAACACAAGCAACTCGAAGCGTTGCAGAAGCGTCTGGAGCACGCGCAAATCGCGCTTGGCGAAACACAGCTACAGGCGGCGGCCCGTGAAGCACGTTCGGCATTGGCGGTGGAGCAGGGGGAACATGCGCGACAGCAGCTCGAAGCCCAGCTTCAGGCCGCGCAAGCAGGGCAGGCGTCAGCATTGCAAACCGCCGCTGCCCAGCAGGCACGCGCCGAGACTCTGGACGCCCAGTTGGCCCTGCTGCGCCTGCCGCCGCGCAAGACACGGAGTCGAAAGACGGAATGA
- the aroQ gene encoding type II 3-dehydroquinate dehydratase, whose protein sequence is MSQIILVLNGPNLNMLGLREPAVYGHETLADVEAMAVQSGQELGLSIECRQTNHEGQMIDWIHQARQRVAGIVINPGAWTHTSIAIHDALIACEVPVLEVHISNVHRREEFRHHSFVSKVAVGVIAGFGTHGYKLAISHFAKLLNAKRAI, encoded by the coding sequence ATGTCCCAGATCATCCTCGTACTCAATGGCCCCAACCTGAACATGCTGGGCTTGCGTGAGCCTGCCGTGTACGGCCACGAAACCCTGGCCGATGTAGAAGCCATGGCGGTGCAGAGCGGCCAGGAATTGGGTCTGAGCATCGAATGTCGACAGACCAACCACGAAGGGCAAATGATCGACTGGATCCATCAGGCCCGCCAGCGCGTGGCCGGCATCGTCATCAACCCAGGTGCGTGGACCCATACCTCGATCGCCATTCACGATGCGTTGATCGCGTGCGAAGTACCGGTGCTGGAAGTGCACATCTCCAACGTCCACCGCCGGGAAGAATTCCGTCACCACTCCTTCGTCTCGAAAGTCGCGGTCGGCGTCATTGCCGGTTTCGGCACCCACGGCTACAAACTGGCGATCAGTCACTTCGCCAAATTGCTGAACGCAAAGCGCGCCATCTGA
- a CDS encoding thiamine pyrophosphate-dependent enzyme — protein MASKKVADIVIQTLQEAGVRNCYGIVGDTLNHVTDAISRSEIEWVHVRHEEAAAFAAGAESFISGRLTACAGSCGPGGLHFINGIFEAQRNHAPMVLIASQIVTSELGMDFPQEVDFKAIYGSCTVFCEQVYTPEQARRVTTLAAQTALNEGGVAVIILPSDISSAEVKNDRPFSVHQPRPVLQPSLDELNDIVDMLGKGKKIAIYAGFGCEGAHDELIELAQRLKAPIAHTSRAKDFVEYDNPYNMGMTGVFGVESGYHAMMECDTLLLLGADFAWGQFYPQNAKIIQVDRKGAHLGRRHPIDLGVVGDVLPTLKALLPLLAERTEHSFLEDCLKVRQKTLKTLAHDQRHTDGHLIHPQYLTHLLDKHASEDALFTADGGSPMVWVLRHINTNGQRRTLTSLRHGTMANAMPQALGLQKAYPQRQVISLSGDGGLAMLLGDLLTAVQEKLPIKVVVFNNSSLNFVQIEQKVEGLLDNFTDLHNPDFARLAEVMGFYGEQVSDGASLEQAVQRFLSHPGPALLDVKVNPEELVMPPKIELSQVSNMALYSAKAMLSGRADDVAHMLVDNFIK, from the coding sequence ATGGCCAGCAAGAAAGTAGCCGACATCGTGATCCAGACCTTGCAGGAAGCAGGTGTGCGCAACTGCTACGGCATCGTCGGCGACACGCTGAATCACGTGACCGATGCGATTTCGCGCAGCGAGATCGAATGGGTGCACGTCCGCCATGAAGAAGCCGCCGCATTTGCCGCTGGCGCCGAGTCGTTCATCAGCGGTCGCCTGACGGCCTGCGCCGGATCGTGCGGACCAGGCGGTTTGCACTTTATCAACGGCATCTTCGAAGCCCAGCGCAACCACGCGCCGATGGTGCTGATCGCCAGCCAGATCGTGACCAGCGAACTGGGCATGGATTTTCCCCAGGAAGTTGACTTCAAGGCCATCTACGGCAGTTGCACGGTGTTCTGCGAGCAGGTGTACACCCCGGAGCAGGCACGCCGCGTGACCACCCTGGCTGCGCAGACCGCGCTCAATGAAGGCGGTGTGGCGGTGATCATCCTGCCGTCGGACATCAGCTCGGCCGAGGTGAAGAACGATCGTCCGTTCAGCGTCCATCAGCCGCGTCCGGTGTTGCAACCCAGCCTGGATGAGCTGAACGACATCGTCGACATGCTGGGCAAGGGCAAGAAGATCGCCATCTATGCCGGCTTTGGCTGCGAAGGTGCCCACGACGAACTGATCGAGCTGGCCCAGCGCTTGAAAGCGCCCATCGCGCATACCTCGCGTGCCAAGGACTTCGTCGAGTACGACAATCCCTACAACATGGGCATGACGGGCGTGTTCGGGGTCGAGTCCGGCTACCACGCCATGATGGAGTGCGACACCTTGCTGTTGCTGGGTGCGGACTTCGCCTGGGGCCAGTTCTATCCGCAGAATGCCAAGATCATTCAGGTGGATCGCAAGGGCGCCCATCTGGGACGTCGTCATCCCATCGATCTGGGCGTGGTCGGTGACGTATTGCCCACCCTGAAGGCACTGCTGCCCTTGCTGGCTGAGCGCACCGAGCACAGCTTTCTGGAAGACTGCCTGAAAGTGCGTCAGAAGACCCTCAAGACCCTGGCCCACGATCAGCGTCATACCGACGGGCATCTGATCCATCCGCAGTACCTGACCCATCTGCTGGACAAGCATGCCAGCGAAGATGCGCTGTTCACCGCGGACGGCGGTTCGCCCATGGTCTGGGTGCTGCGCCATATCAACACCAACGGCCAACGTCGCACGCTCACCAGTCTGCGCCACGGCACCATGGCCAATGCCATGCCACAGGCGCTGGGCCTGCAGAAGGCCTACCCGCAGCGCCAGGTCATATCACTGTCCGGCGACGGAGGCCTGGCGATGCTGCTGGGCGACCTGCTCACGGCAGTGCAGGAGAAGTTGCCGATCAAGGTGGTGGTGTTCAACAACAGTTCGCTGAACTTCGTCCAGATCGAGCAAAAGGTCGAAGGCTTGCTGGACAACTTCACCGACCTGCACAATCCCGATTTCGCCAGGTTGGCCGAGGTGATGGGCTTCTACGGCGAACAGGTGTCGGACGGAGCAAGCCTGGAGCAGGCCGTGCAGCGATTCCTGAGCCACCCTGGCCCGGCGCTGCTGGACGTCAAGGTCAACCCGGAAGAACTGGTGATGCCGCCCAAGATCGAGCTTTCGCAAGTCTCGAACATGGCCCTGTATTCAGCCAAGGCCATGCTCAGCGGGCGCGCCGATGACGTGGCGCACATGCTGGTGGACAACTTCATCAAGTAA
- a CDS encoding Lrp/AsnC family transcriptional regulator, giving the protein MDKFDMAILDILQADCTRPLADIAEQIGLGGTACWRRIQKLEQQGVITQRVALLDPRELNVAVTVFAELRTQRHNAQWLEDFHRVIEALPEVVECYRMAGDTDYMLRIVVPDIAGYDAVYKRLIQVEGISDISSTFAMERIKSTTVLPLQYAKRP; this is encoded by the coding sequence ATGGACAAGTTCGACATGGCCATCCTCGACATCCTGCAAGCAGACTGCACCCGTCCGCTGGCTGACATCGCCGAGCAGATCGGCCTGGGCGGCACCGCCTGCTGGCGTCGCATCCAGAAGCTCGAACAGCAGGGGGTCATCACCCAGCGCGTCGCGCTGCTCGATCCACGCGAGTTGAATGTCGCCGTAACGGTATTTGCCGAGCTACGTACGCAACGGCACAACGCGCAATGGCTGGAGGATTTTCACAGGGTCATCGAGGCACTGCCCGAAGTGGTGGAGTGCTATCGAATGGCGGGGGATACCGACTACATGCTGCGCATCGTGGTACCGGACATCGCCGGCTACGACGCGGTGTACAAACGGTTGATTCAGGTGGAGGGCATTTCCGACATCAGCTCGACCTTCGCCATGGAGCGCATCAAGTCGACAACGGTGTTGCCGCTGCAATACGCCAAGCGCCCGTAG
- the copC gene encoding copper homeostasis periplasmic binding protein CopC, which yields MSARKLLSAALLVLVSPLAMAHAHLTHPVPAADASVAAPAQVSLGFSEAIEVGFSKVTLTAAGGEPVALQPLASAVDDRKTLVVKPAAPLAAGQYTVHWQVVSVDTHKSAGEYRFTVSP from the coding sequence ATGTCTGCCCGCAAGTTGCTCAGCGCCGCCCTCCTCGTGCTTGTTTCCCCCCTGGCCATGGCCCATGCCCATCTGACCCATCCGGTGCCCGCCGCCGATGCCTCCGTCGCTGCGCCGGCGCAAGTGAGCCTGGGTTTTTCCGAAGCCATCGAAGTGGGCTTCAGTAAGGTCACGCTGACGGCCGCGGGCGGTGAACCGGTCGCCTTGCAACCCTTGGCCAGCGCCGTCGACGATCGCAAGACCCTGGTGGTCAAGCCTGCCGCGCCTTTGGCGGCGGGGCAGTACACGGTGCACTGGCAGGTGGTGTCGGTGGACACGCACAAAAGCGCCGGCGAGTACCGCTTCACCGTGAGTCCTTGA